The sequence GTGAATCGGATGAATGAACTACTAAAAAGGTAGGGCATACaacataattatttattttctctttcaAATTACCCAGTGGATGAaagccttttcttttcttctttttcttcgaaTATACTATGTATGTCATACACTATATATATACAGGATATGCTTATATACTTCTCTTTTTTCATATGTACTTAACATCTCTTTTATTGCAAAAGTACTTACAGATTCGTTCCATAGCACACTTTTTGCATCTTCCATATGCCACAATCGACTACGTTTTCCCAGTTCCACAGGAGATTCTGCCCGCACAATTTCTCTTCCCATATCTCGAATCAAATCATGCATCCTCAATGCTCCCCCTTTATCAATATATAAGAGACATCGATCACAAAGTGTGGTAATTTCTGCTTCTACAGAAAAATGACTACAACCATCCAATATTGTCGTGACCACACTTATAGACACTCCAATAAAGAAATTAGATATGTCAAGGAACACACCCTTCACATGATCGTCACGTAACCCATCGTAGCTTAATTTAAGTGTTTGATGAATTTTTCCATCTGGAATATTTCTTAATTTATTCAATGTACTTTTCCATATGCTTTTACTCTTTTTCGTAGCCAACAAACGGCCAACAACTTCAAGAGCTAGGGGCAATCCTCCACAATAATCAACAACATCTCTTGCGAGTTCAATATATTCTTCATCGGGACAATCATTTCCAAAGGCATGCCAACTAAGAAGCTTAAGAGCTTCATCATCAGTCATTCCTTGTGCTTTATACCTTTTATCCACCTTTTGTATATTCAGCACTTGTTCATCTCTTGTCGTTATAATAATCCTACTCCCTGGACCAAACGAGTCATGTGCTATTGCCAATTTATCTAATTGGTCCGCATCATCTATGTCATCAACCACGACAAGTACCTTCATGCTTCCAAGTCTTTTCTCTATCTCCTTGGTTCCTTCAGCAACATTGCTTACCTTAATGTCAGGCCGTTTCAAAATATCTCCAAGAAGTTGTTCTTGCAGACTaaccatatttttcttgttactcCTCACCTCTTCAAGGTAACATTGACTACTGAAACTATGACCATATTTGCTACAAATGGCTTTGGCAAGTGTTGTTTTACCTATACCGCCTGTACCCCAAATTCCAATTATTTGAACATCAGGTGAACCTCCAACGTCTAAGTATTCAGTGCTGAATTCTTGCACGCGAAAAGCTATTCCAACTGAGTGCTTGGCTTTTAAGTCTACGGGTTTCAATATTCCCTTGATGTCCCCAGTAATTTTCTCGATAAACACTCCTTCACGCCTACAAGTAGAAATTCCAAATTACGAGAGCCATACTAAATGCCTTAATCATCATGCCTTTATATTTACATATTGAAACAGATTGGAATAAATTGTGATTTACTGAGCTCAATTCAACCACGTATTTAATCTTCGATTATAACGTGAATAACCAATTGGACTACTACACAATTGTAGCTTTCAGTTATATAATTAAGAATCCATTACAATTGGTATTTTAATTTGATAAAGTGTGGAGCATTTGTCCTTCACACACCTATAAAAAACAATCACTTCCTTAATTTTGACGGAAATTCTTATGCAAATGCTctacaacaataacaacaacaaagccttttcccactaagtggggtcgatAAATAAATGATGCAAATGCTCTACCTTTTATAAAATTCATATGCCAATTCTAATAAATTTTTATGCAGTGACCAAAATTACAGTTCTATCATAGTTCACGGACCAACGATCCAATTTTTCTTATAACTTATAAAATCAGATTCAATGCCTTAATTATAATATCTTAATTTTGGTTGATTAGTGAAATATGGCGATATGAAATTTGAAGTAAACAAAAAAGTATACCCGTCGGCCGTGGTTTTGAGGTTCCAGCCGGCCAAATCTGCAGAAGCCTTAAGATCCTCTCTCCACTGCTTGACCACATTTGGATCTTCATCCTTTTCATGCTTCTGAAATGCTTCCCCAAAACTATCTTTCTGTTTCCTGACTTGAGAAGGGTCAACGTCGTAGAATATTGGACACACTATTTTCCCCTCTTGATTTTTTAGGCACCTCATGATCTTCGACAGCTCCCTCAGGCACCATCGGGACTCGGCGTACCTCTTTGAGAAGACGATGACGGCGATTCTCGACCCTTCGATTTCTTGGTCAAGTTCCCTCTGTATGTTTTCCCCCCTTCTGAGCTGTGTGTCTATAAATGTGTTAATTCCGGCATTGCGTAATGCAATGAAGAGGTGGTCTGTGAAGGTATTGCGGGTGTCTTCACCTCTAAAGCTCAGGAACACCTCGTACTTCCAGCGGTTTGAGCTCCGCGAGGAAGACGAAGAGGCGGCAGCGGCGGCTCCATGGTCGGAGCTGCTGGCATCCATTGCAGCCTGTAGAAGTGCAGCTTGACTTTCAAATAACCAAAGTCAATCTTTCCCAAGCTTCCCGAGTGTAGGCGACCCTATTAAATTTTTTGCATAGGGCAATGATGTCACTGCCGTGTCGATAACGCGTGAGTGGTATTCCTCCCACAATTTAATTTGTATAAATGTTaccatcaaattttaaaaaaataaatcgtATAACTGCTTTACGATgcaatttcctttcttttgtagTTTTAAGGGTGGTGCGCAGGTAGGTTCAACTGCGGCTGCTGGTGGACGTCACGACAGCGTTATAAGAATCTTCGGTGAAAACAGGTCCACAAACACCACATCTATTATCTCGACACCATGTGCACATACATTACATGGGAGCCAGTCAACGCCTCTTGCACTCCGGAAGCCCATGGTTTGTGATTCACAAGGACATCATCAACAAAGCTGTCCACATCCGACTCTTTCAAGCCCCTTTGATtgagaaacaaaaacaaccaCAGAATCACAAAGTTAAAAATCCCCAAATACTTATCGCTAACACGCccatttagggctggtttggtattgctgtgctttgaaaaaaagctgctgtaagaataagcggctgtgctgtgagaataagcggctgtgaaataaaacc is a genomic window of Malus domestica chromosome 09, GDT2T_hap1 containing:
- the LOC108174127 gene encoding disease resistance protein RUN1-like isoform X3; its protein translation is MDASSSDHGAAAAASSSSSRSSNRWKYEVFLSFRGEDTRNTFTDHLFIALRNAGINTFIDTQLRRGENIQRELDQEIEGSRIAVIVFSKRYAESRWCLRELSKIMRCLKNQEGKIVCPIFYDVDPSQVRKQKDSFGEAFQKHEKDEDPNVVKQWREDLKASADLAGWNLKTTADGREGVFIEKITGDIKGILKPVDLKAKHSVGIAFRVQEFSTEYLDVGGSPDVQIIGIWGTGGIGKTTLAKAICSKYGHSFSSQCYLEEVRSNKKNMVSLQEQLLGDILKRPDIKVSNVAEGTKEIEKRLGSMKVLVVVDDIDDADQLDKLAIAHDSFGPGSRIIITTRDEQVLNIQKVDKRYKAQGMTDDEALKLLSWHAFGNDCPDEEYIELARDVVDYCGGLPLALEVVGRLLATKKSKSIWKSTLNKLRNIPDGKIHQTLKLSYDGLRDDHVKGVFLDISNFFIGVSISVVTTILDGCSHFSVEAEITTLCDRCLLYIDKGGALRMHDLIRDMGREIVRAESPVELGKRSRLWHMEDAKSVLWNESGTEAVEGLELFLPEHSDDEQSFSTEAFNKMWRLRILWLGNVKLTGSYKHLSKELRLLYWIGFPLEAIPADFDQRNLVYMELWSSKIVRVWEDSDLLPKKLKFLVLVHCRNLTELPNFSKLPHLRYLTIRDCKGLCGGYHFLAQLKMIEELHLSDCNITDGALLEIIGSLSSLKILDLGGNGFNRLPILSGLSQLWSLCLNHCTNLQAIPDLPNSLCVLEANYCTALEIVSDFSEMSKMKHLQLKDCRKLKDIPNLENSLDYMDSIYMEGCTSLTDTFKENLQTKNAFGGIFLSRNDIPKRLAYVAREDETVKFKVPPCIDYIGGLALGIVYSSDNSDSSGFLTIDVVNRTQQTNFRIWPIEATVTASHEYYLWLGNLSNKKLNLKGGDMVLVQAQFYGLDNTIIKVNKTGVDIVKWDLSDDRTNWDNYETMSYESDEDTTVSYESDEDTDDDTLSYYRHVFLCYKTLEAWPWRIKGYESDPLPKIFASALKARKNDITFKTLLTVIEGREGTEFSDGDVLIFPQMIKYRGQMGASSDEAEKN